In Gadus chalcogrammus isolate NIFS_2021 chromosome 23, NIFS_Gcha_1.0, whole genome shotgun sequence, a genomic segment contains:
- the chmp5b gene encoding charged multivesicular body protein 5, translating into MNRIFGSGKPKAPPPNLTDCIGTVDSRSESIEKKVARLDAELVKYKDQMKKMRDGPSKNMVKQKAMRVLKQKRMYEGQRDQLMQQSFNMEQANYTIQSLKDTKTTVDAMKVGAKEMKKAYKNIKIDKIEDLQDQLEDMMEDANDVQEAMSRSYGTPDIDEDDLEAELDALGDEMMFDEDSSYLDDASTAPSIPEGLPGDKSTSRDGVLVDEFGLPQIPAT; encoded by the exons ATGAATCGTATATTTGGCAGCGGGAAGCCTaaagccccccctcccaacctgaCGGACTGCATCGGCACT GTCGATTCTCGGTCAGAGTCCATTGAGAAGAAGGTGGCCCGACTAGATGCTGAGCTGGTGAAGTACAAGGACCAGATGAAGAAGATGAGGGACGGGCCCTCAAAG AACATGGTGAAACAGAAGGCCATGAGAGTTTTAAAGCAGAAGAGAAT GTACGAGGGCCAGAGAGACCAGCTCATGCAGCAGTCGTTTAACATGGAGCAGGCCAACTACACCATTCAGTCCCTCAAAGACACCAAGACAACC GTGGACGCCATGAAGGTTGGAGCCAAGGAGATGAAGAAGGCCTACAAGAACATAAAGATTGACAAGATCGAG gacctccaaGACCAGCTGGAGGACATGATGGAGGACGCCAACGACGTGCAGGAGGCCATGAGCCGCAGCTACGGCACGCCCGACATCGACGAGGACGACCTGGAAGCAG AACTGGACGCACTGGGAGATGAGATGATGTTTGACGAGGACAGCTCCTACTTGGACGATGCCTCCACCGCCCCCTCCATCCCAGAAGGTCTGCCTGGGGACAAGTCCACCAGCCGG GACGGTGTGCTGGTGGATGAGTTCGGCCTCCCCCAGATCCCAGCCACATAG
- the fastkd3 gene encoding FAST kinase domain-containing protein 3, mitochondrial isoform X2, with protein sequence MIGCGALQWPHVKLDRFYNRWKANQSEAVSRRYGTTLYVILNEGRLHRDLEATGPDEGEFMALKAAQRLHSLGRAGRYIPRLFGNISQGDVCCASELRIAANRPIHHNCVLGRMGFSTITRDPSFLASGSVGLHKGSVFRFRLTQLHPPPEAEERLFGKRLAGCSSSRQVLRLLRQAETLSDVMAAGALHRVADLEQEGCSLRDPGVLEKDEVRSLCFQLEQDSGRLTDGGLVSALMACTRLFLDPWSTLVVRLVAESQERLDHGRMSVGELCTLGRALLALEGPGCGMLGQVMQQVQRRGPAAWSLAELLGVYRLLQDGAAEGGHQQALLHGMHAHALTMAPRMDAAAVSGLLGALVALEQSNATPLVMALCRQAVRHVGGFTDDQLSLVLGVLMHFGHSDVHFVGAMERHVPRVAFTARPETVTRVAQYFGQRNILSRPVFDALAESFVYRADDYDTGQVARQILPLGKLGYLPPNAGEVFGKVEGILHTRFSQFQPRTLLSLLHACTLVERFPVNFVSKVFKSYFLQELQEPGTAMDRLVLAQLTQLYMTVKLECPFYGGPILLPKYRVKSFLMPGGSLETLVDVQLYNHVRSGLVTLLGARTYFASKVLTPYCYTLDVEIKLDEEGYVLPASHNDYVHKRVALCIDGHKRFTLSSRQLLGREATKQRHLRLLGYQVVQIPFHEFEKLKNQSEVVEYLHNKIFPKSYRLSW encoded by the exons ATGATTGGCTGTGGTGCCCTCCAGTGGCCACACGTAAAGTTAGACCGTTTTTACAATAGGTGGAAAGCGAACCAATCAGAGGCTGTTTCACGCCGTTACGGAACCACGTTATATGTAATCCTGAATGAGGGGCGCTTGCACCGTGACCTAGAAGCTACAG GTCCTGATGAGGGAGAGTTCATGGCGCTAAAAGCCGCCCAGAGGCTACACAGTCTGGGTCGGGCTGGACGCTACATCCCGCGGCTCTTCGGCAACATAAGTCAGGGAGATGTATGTTGTGCTTCTGAGCTGCGGATCGCAGCCAACCGCCCCATCCACCACAACTGCGTCCTCGGTAGGATGGGCTTTTCGACGATCACAAGGGACCCGTCCTTCCTGGCCAGTGGGTCCGTGGGTCTCCACAAAGGGTCGGTTTTCCGCTTCCGGCTGACCCAGCTGCACCCGCCGCCGGAAGCTGAGGAGCGGCTGTTCGGCAAGCGGCTGGCCGGCTGCTCTTCCTCGCGGCAGGTGCTGCGTCTCCTACGCCAAGCGGAGACCCTGTCCGACGTGATGGCGGCGGGCGCGCTGCATCGCGTGGCCGACCTGGAGCAGGAGGGCTGCTCGCTGCGGGACCCCGGGGTGCTGGAGAAGGACGAGGTGCGCTCCCTGTGCTTCCAGCTGGAGCAGGACTCGGGCCGGCTGACGGACGGGGGGCTGGTGTCGGCGCTGATGGCCTGCACCCGGCTCTTCCTGGACCCCTGGAGCACGCTGGTGGTGCGGCTGGTGGCGGAGAGCCAGGAGCGGCTGGACCATGGCCGGATGAGCGTGGGGGAGCTGTGCACGCTGGGCCGGGCCCTACTGGCCCTGGAGGGCCCCGGTTGCGGCATGCTGGGCCAGGTGATGCAGCAGGTCCAGCGGCGGGGGCCGGCGGCGTGGAGCCTGGCGGAGCTGCTGGGCGTGTACCGGCTGCTGCAGGACGGGGCCGCCGAGGGGGGGCATCAGCAGGCCCTGCTGCACGGCATGCACGCCCACGCCCTCACCATGGCGCCCCGCATGGACGCGGCGGCCGTCAGCGGGCTGCTGGGGGCGCTGGTGGCGCTCGAGCAGAGCAACGCCACGCCGCTGGTCATGGCGCTGTGCAGGCAGGCGGTCCGCCACGTGGGCGGCTTCACGGACGACCAGCTGAGCCTGGTGCTGGGCGTGCTCATGCACTTCGGCCACAGCGACGTCCACTTTGTGGGCGCCATGGAGCGGCACGTGCCCCGCGTGGCGTTCACGGCGCGGCCGGAGACGGTCACGCGGGTGGCGCAGTACTTCGGCCAGAGGAACATCCTGTCGCGGCCCGTGTTCGACGCGCTGGCCGAGAGCTTCGTGTACCGGGCGGACGACTACGACACGGGCCAGGTGGCCCGGCAGATCCTGCCGCTGGGGAAGCTGGGATACCTGCCGCCCAACGCGGGCGAGGTGTTCGGGAAGGTGGAGGGCATCCTCCACACGCGCTTCTCCCAGTTCCAGCCGCGCACGCTGCTCAGCCTGCTGCACGCCTGCACCCTGGTGGAGCGCTTCCCGGTCAACTTCGTCTCCAAGGTGTTCAAGAGCTACTTCCTGCAGGAGCTGCAAG AGCCGGGAACCGCAATGGACCGGCTGGTTCTGGCCCAGCTGACCCAGCTCTACATGACTGTGAAGCTGGAGTGTCCCTTCTACGGG GGTCCCATTCTGCTCCCCAAGTACCGGGTGAAGTCCTTCCTGATGCCGGGCGGCTCGCTGGAGACTTTGGTGGACGTCCAGCTGTACAACCACGTCAGATCCGGGCTGGTAACCCTGCTGGGGGCCCGCACCTACTTCGCCTCCAAAGTCCTCACGCCCTACTGCTACACCCTAG ATGTGGAGATTAAACTGGATGAGGAAGGTTATGTTCTCCCCGCCAGTCATAACGACTACGTCCACAAGAG GGTGGCGCTGTGCATCGACGGACACAAGAGGTTCACTCTGAGCAGCCGCCAGCTGCTGGGGAGGGAAGCCACCAAGCAGAGACACCTGAGGCTGCTGGGGTACCAAGTGGTTCAG ATTCCGTTCCACGAGTTTGAGAAACTGAAGAACCAGAGTGAGGTGGTGGAGTACCTCCACAACAAGATCTTCCCCAAAAGCTACCGGCTCAGCTGGTGA
- the fastkd3 gene encoding FAST kinase domain-containing protein 3, mitochondrial isoform X1, whose protein sequence is MIGCGALQWPHVKLDRFYNRWKANQSEAVSRRYGTTLYVILNEGRLHRDLEATAGPDEGEFMALKAAQRLHSLGRAGRYIPRLFGNISQGDVCCASELRIAANRPIHHNCVLGRMGFSTITRDPSFLASGSVGLHKGSVFRFRLTQLHPPPEAEERLFGKRLAGCSSSRQVLRLLRQAETLSDVMAAGALHRVADLEQEGCSLRDPGVLEKDEVRSLCFQLEQDSGRLTDGGLVSALMACTRLFLDPWSTLVVRLVAESQERLDHGRMSVGELCTLGRALLALEGPGCGMLGQVMQQVQRRGPAAWSLAELLGVYRLLQDGAAEGGHQQALLHGMHAHALTMAPRMDAAAVSGLLGALVALEQSNATPLVMALCRQAVRHVGGFTDDQLSLVLGVLMHFGHSDVHFVGAMERHVPRVAFTARPETVTRVAQYFGQRNILSRPVFDALAESFVYRADDYDTGQVARQILPLGKLGYLPPNAGEVFGKVEGILHTRFSQFQPRTLLSLLHACTLVERFPVNFVSKVFKSYFLQELQEPGTAMDRLVLAQLTQLYMTVKLECPFYGGPILLPKYRVKSFLMPGGSLETLVDVQLYNHVRSGLVTLLGARTYFASKVLTPYCYTLDVEIKLDEEGYVLPASHNDYVHKRVALCIDGHKRFTLSSRQLLGREATKQRHLRLLGYQVVQIPFHEFEKLKNQSEVVEYLHNKIFPKSYRLSW, encoded by the exons ATGATTGGCTGTGGTGCCCTCCAGTGGCCACACGTAAAGTTAGACCGTTTTTACAATAGGTGGAAAGCGAACCAATCAGAGGCTGTTTCACGCCGTTACGGAACCACGTTATATGTAATCCTGAATGAGGGGCGCTTGCACCGTGACCTAGAAGCTACAG CAGGTCCTGATGAGGGAGAGTTCATGGCGCTAAAAGCCGCCCAGAGGCTACACAGTCTGGGTCGGGCTGGACGCTACATCCCGCGGCTCTTCGGCAACATAAGTCAGGGAGATGTATGTTGTGCTTCTGAGCTGCGGATCGCAGCCAACCGCCCCATCCACCACAACTGCGTCCTCGGTAGGATGGGCTTTTCGACGATCACAAGGGACCCGTCCTTCCTGGCCAGTGGGTCCGTGGGTCTCCACAAAGGGTCGGTTTTCCGCTTCCGGCTGACCCAGCTGCACCCGCCGCCGGAAGCTGAGGAGCGGCTGTTCGGCAAGCGGCTGGCCGGCTGCTCTTCCTCGCGGCAGGTGCTGCGTCTCCTACGCCAAGCGGAGACCCTGTCCGACGTGATGGCGGCGGGCGCGCTGCATCGCGTGGCCGACCTGGAGCAGGAGGGCTGCTCGCTGCGGGACCCCGGGGTGCTGGAGAAGGACGAGGTGCGCTCCCTGTGCTTCCAGCTGGAGCAGGACTCGGGCCGGCTGACGGACGGGGGGCTGGTGTCGGCGCTGATGGCCTGCACCCGGCTCTTCCTGGACCCCTGGAGCACGCTGGTGGTGCGGCTGGTGGCGGAGAGCCAGGAGCGGCTGGACCATGGCCGGATGAGCGTGGGGGAGCTGTGCACGCTGGGCCGGGCCCTACTGGCCCTGGAGGGCCCCGGTTGCGGCATGCTGGGCCAGGTGATGCAGCAGGTCCAGCGGCGGGGGCCGGCGGCGTGGAGCCTGGCGGAGCTGCTGGGCGTGTACCGGCTGCTGCAGGACGGGGCCGCCGAGGGGGGGCATCAGCAGGCCCTGCTGCACGGCATGCACGCCCACGCCCTCACCATGGCGCCCCGCATGGACGCGGCGGCCGTCAGCGGGCTGCTGGGGGCGCTGGTGGCGCTCGAGCAGAGCAACGCCACGCCGCTGGTCATGGCGCTGTGCAGGCAGGCGGTCCGCCACGTGGGCGGCTTCACGGACGACCAGCTGAGCCTGGTGCTGGGCGTGCTCATGCACTTCGGCCACAGCGACGTCCACTTTGTGGGCGCCATGGAGCGGCACGTGCCCCGCGTGGCGTTCACGGCGCGGCCGGAGACGGTCACGCGGGTGGCGCAGTACTTCGGCCAGAGGAACATCCTGTCGCGGCCCGTGTTCGACGCGCTGGCCGAGAGCTTCGTGTACCGGGCGGACGACTACGACACGGGCCAGGTGGCCCGGCAGATCCTGCCGCTGGGGAAGCTGGGATACCTGCCGCCCAACGCGGGCGAGGTGTTCGGGAAGGTGGAGGGCATCCTCCACACGCGCTTCTCCCAGTTCCAGCCGCGCACGCTGCTCAGCCTGCTGCACGCCTGCACCCTGGTGGAGCGCTTCCCGGTCAACTTCGTCTCCAAGGTGTTCAAGAGCTACTTCCTGCAGGAGCTGCAAG AGCCGGGAACCGCAATGGACCGGCTGGTTCTGGCCCAGCTGACCCAGCTCTACATGACTGTGAAGCTGGAGTGTCCCTTCTACGGG GGTCCCATTCTGCTCCCCAAGTACCGGGTGAAGTCCTTCCTGATGCCGGGCGGCTCGCTGGAGACTTTGGTGGACGTCCAGCTGTACAACCACGTCAGATCCGGGCTGGTAACCCTGCTGGGGGCCCGCACCTACTTCGCCTCCAAAGTCCTCACGCCCTACTGCTACACCCTAG ATGTGGAGATTAAACTGGATGAGGAAGGTTATGTTCTCCCCGCCAGTCATAACGACTACGTCCACAAGAG GGTGGCGCTGTGCATCGACGGACACAAGAGGTTCACTCTGAGCAGCCGCCAGCTGCTGGGGAGGGAAGCCACCAAGCAGAGACACCTGAGGCTGCTGGGGTACCAAGTGGTTCAG ATTCCGTTCCACGAGTTTGAGAAACTGAAGAACCAGAGTGAGGTGGTGGAGTACCTCCACAACAAGATCTTCCCCAAAAGCTACCGGCTCAGCTGGTGA
- the fastkd3 gene encoding FAST kinase domain-containing protein 3, mitochondrial isoform X3: MFIKQCLSWYTGGFDGPDLHLNASFIRVNCCLTYKLLYTWHTICQQQPGTGPDEGEFMALKAAQRLHSLGRAGRYIPRLFGNISQGDVCCASELRIAANRPIHHNCVLGRMGFSTITRDPSFLASGSVGLHKGSVFRFRLTQLHPPPEAEERLFGKRLAGCSSSRQVLRLLRQAETLSDVMAAGALHRVADLEQEGCSLRDPGVLEKDEVRSLCFQLEQDSGRLTDGGLVSALMACTRLFLDPWSTLVVRLVAESQERLDHGRMSVGELCTLGRALLALEGPGCGMLGQVMQQVQRRGPAAWSLAELLGVYRLLQDGAAEGGHQQALLHGMHAHALTMAPRMDAAAVSGLLGALVALEQSNATPLVMALCRQAVRHVGGFTDDQLSLVLGVLMHFGHSDVHFVGAMERHVPRVAFTARPETVTRVAQYFGQRNILSRPVFDALAESFVYRADDYDTGQVARQILPLGKLGYLPPNAGEVFGKVEGILHTRFSQFQPRTLLSLLHACTLVERFPVNFVSKVFKSYFLQELQEPGTAMDRLVLAQLTQLYMTVKLECPFYGGPILLPKYRVKSFLMPGGSLETLVDVQLYNHVRSGLVTLLGARTYFASKVLTPYCYTLDVEIKLDEEGYVLPASHNDYVHKRVALCIDGHKRFTLSSRQLLGREATKQRHLRLLGYQVVQIPFHEFEKLKNQSEVVEYLHNKIFPKSYRLSW; this comes from the exons ATGTTTATAAAGCAGTGTCTTAGCTGGTATACGGGCGGGTTCGATGGTCCAGATCTTCATTTGAATGCATCATTCATCAGAGTAAACTGTTGTTTGACGTACAAGTTGCTGTATACATGGCACACCATTTGTCAACAGCAACCTGGCA CAGGTCCTGATGAGGGAGAGTTCATGGCGCTAAAAGCCGCCCAGAGGCTACACAGTCTGGGTCGGGCTGGACGCTACATCCCGCGGCTCTTCGGCAACATAAGTCAGGGAGATGTATGTTGTGCTTCTGAGCTGCGGATCGCAGCCAACCGCCCCATCCACCACAACTGCGTCCTCGGTAGGATGGGCTTTTCGACGATCACAAGGGACCCGTCCTTCCTGGCCAGTGGGTCCGTGGGTCTCCACAAAGGGTCGGTTTTCCGCTTCCGGCTGACCCAGCTGCACCCGCCGCCGGAAGCTGAGGAGCGGCTGTTCGGCAAGCGGCTGGCCGGCTGCTCTTCCTCGCGGCAGGTGCTGCGTCTCCTACGCCAAGCGGAGACCCTGTCCGACGTGATGGCGGCGGGCGCGCTGCATCGCGTGGCCGACCTGGAGCAGGAGGGCTGCTCGCTGCGGGACCCCGGGGTGCTGGAGAAGGACGAGGTGCGCTCCCTGTGCTTCCAGCTGGAGCAGGACTCGGGCCGGCTGACGGACGGGGGGCTGGTGTCGGCGCTGATGGCCTGCACCCGGCTCTTCCTGGACCCCTGGAGCACGCTGGTGGTGCGGCTGGTGGCGGAGAGCCAGGAGCGGCTGGACCATGGCCGGATGAGCGTGGGGGAGCTGTGCACGCTGGGCCGGGCCCTACTGGCCCTGGAGGGCCCCGGTTGCGGCATGCTGGGCCAGGTGATGCAGCAGGTCCAGCGGCGGGGGCCGGCGGCGTGGAGCCTGGCGGAGCTGCTGGGCGTGTACCGGCTGCTGCAGGACGGGGCCGCCGAGGGGGGGCATCAGCAGGCCCTGCTGCACGGCATGCACGCCCACGCCCTCACCATGGCGCCCCGCATGGACGCGGCGGCCGTCAGCGGGCTGCTGGGGGCGCTGGTGGCGCTCGAGCAGAGCAACGCCACGCCGCTGGTCATGGCGCTGTGCAGGCAGGCGGTCCGCCACGTGGGCGGCTTCACGGACGACCAGCTGAGCCTGGTGCTGGGCGTGCTCATGCACTTCGGCCACAGCGACGTCCACTTTGTGGGCGCCATGGAGCGGCACGTGCCCCGCGTGGCGTTCACGGCGCGGCCGGAGACGGTCACGCGGGTGGCGCAGTACTTCGGCCAGAGGAACATCCTGTCGCGGCCCGTGTTCGACGCGCTGGCCGAGAGCTTCGTGTACCGGGCGGACGACTACGACACGGGCCAGGTGGCCCGGCAGATCCTGCCGCTGGGGAAGCTGGGATACCTGCCGCCCAACGCGGGCGAGGTGTTCGGGAAGGTGGAGGGCATCCTCCACACGCGCTTCTCCCAGTTCCAGCCGCGCACGCTGCTCAGCCTGCTGCACGCCTGCACCCTGGTGGAGCGCTTCCCGGTCAACTTCGTCTCCAAGGTGTTCAAGAGCTACTTCCTGCAGGAGCTGCAAG AGCCGGGAACCGCAATGGACCGGCTGGTTCTGGCCCAGCTGACCCAGCTCTACATGACTGTGAAGCTGGAGTGTCCCTTCTACGGG GGTCCCATTCTGCTCCCCAAGTACCGGGTGAAGTCCTTCCTGATGCCGGGCGGCTCGCTGGAGACTTTGGTGGACGTCCAGCTGTACAACCACGTCAGATCCGGGCTGGTAACCCTGCTGGGGGCCCGCACCTACTTCGCCTCCAAAGTCCTCACGCCCTACTGCTACACCCTAG ATGTGGAGATTAAACTGGATGAGGAAGGTTATGTTCTCCCCGCCAGTCATAACGACTACGTCCACAAGAG GGTGGCGCTGTGCATCGACGGACACAAGAGGTTCACTCTGAGCAGCCGCCAGCTGCTGGGGAGGGAAGCCACCAAGCAGAGACACCTGAGGCTGCTGGGGTACCAAGTGGTTCAG ATTCCGTTCCACGAGTTTGAGAAACTGAAGAACCAGAGTGAGGTGGTGGAGTACCTCCACAACAAGATCTTCCCCAAAAGCTACCGGCTCAGCTGGTGA
- the myl12.1 gene encoding myosin, light chain 12, genome duplicate 1, with amino-acid sequence MSSKRAKGKTTKKRPQRATSNVFAMFDQSQIQEFKEAFNMIDQNRDGFVDKEDLHDMLASLGKNPTDEYLEAMMTEAPGPINFTMFLTMFGEKLNGTDPEDVIRNAFACFDEEGTGFIQEDYLRELLTTMGDRFTDEEVDELVREAPIDKKANFNYVEFTRILKHGAKDKDD; translated from the exons ATGTCCAGCAAACGAGCAAAGGGGAAGACCACCAAGAAGCGCCCCCAGCGCGCCACTTCCAATGTCTTCGCCATGTTCGACCAGTCCCAGATCCAGGAGTTCAAGGAGGCCTTCAACATGATCGACCAGAACCGAGATGGCTTCGTGGACAAGGAGGACCTCCACGACATGCTGGCCTCCCTGG GTAAGAACCCAACCGATGAATACCTGGAGGCCATGATGACCGAAGCACCCGGACCCATCAACTTCACCATGTTCCTCACCATGTTCGGAGAGAAGCTTAACGGGACTGACCCGGAGGACGTCATCCGCAACGCCTTCGCCTGCTTCGACGAGGAGGGCACAG GCTTCATCCAGGAGGACTACCTGAGGGAGCTCCTGACCACCATGGGCGACCGCTTCACGGACGAGGAGGTCGacgagctggtcagggaggccCCCATCGACAAGAAGGCCAACTTCAACTACGTGGAGTTCACACGCATCCTGAAGCATGGGGCTAAAGACAAGGACGATTAA